From one Microlunatus sp. Gsoil 973 genomic stretch:
- the istB gene encoding IS21-like element helper ATPase IstB has product MTSRNTKPGSAENKISSSASTRRDLASEVGFLTRALKAPTLREAVPRLAERARAESWTHEEFLVACLQREVAAREAHGGEGRIRAARFPARKSLEEFDFDYARGLKRDLIAHLGTLDFITARENVVFLGPPGTGKTHLGIGLGIRACQAGHRVLFATASQWVDRLAEAHQAGRLQQELARLGRYPLLIIDEVGYIPFEPEAANLFFQLVSSRYERASLIVTSNKPFGRWGEVFGDDTVAAAMIDRLVHHADVIALKGDSYRLKDRDLGRVPAATTEEP; this is encoded by the coding sequence ATGACCAGCCGCAACACTAAACCCGGCTCGGCCGAAAACAAGATCAGCTCTTCCGCGTCGACACGCCGGGACCTGGCCAGCGAGGTCGGCTTCTTGACCCGAGCATTGAAGGCACCCACCCTGCGCGAGGCAGTCCCCAGGCTGGCCGAACGGGCCAGGGCCGAATCCTGGACCCACGAAGAGTTCCTGGTCGCCTGCCTCCAACGCGAAGTCGCAGCCCGCGAAGCCCACGGCGGTGAAGGACGGATCCGGGCCGCCCGGTTCCCGGCCCGCAAAAGCCTGGAGGAGTTCGACTTCGACTACGCCCGCGGCCTGAAACGCGACCTCATTGCCCACCTCGGCACCCTGGACTTCATCACCGCACGCGAGAACGTGGTCTTCCTCGGACCACCCGGCACCGGCAAAACCCACCTCGGGATCGGCCTGGGCATCCGCGCCTGCCAAGCCGGCCACCGCGTCCTGTTCGCCACCGCCAGCCAATGGGTCGACCGACTCGCCGAAGCCCACCAAGCGGGACGTCTCCAACAAGAGCTCGCACGGCTGGGCCGCTACCCGCTACTGATCATCGACGAAGTCGGCTACATACCCTTCGAACCCGAAGCCGCCAACCTGTTCTTCCAACTTGTCTCGAGCCGCTACGAACGCGCCAGCCTGATCGTCACCAGCAACAAACCCTTCGGCCGCTGGGGCGAGGTCTTCGGCGACGACACCGTCGCCGCCGCCATGATCGACCGGCTCGTCCACCACGCCGACGTCATCGCCCTCAAAGGCGACTCCTACCGACTCAAAGACCGCGACCTGGGCCGAGTCCCAGCCGCCACAACCGAAGAACCATGA
- the istA gene encoding IS21 family transposase produces the protein MLSVEDWAEIRRLCRAEGLPIKLIARTLGVSRNTVRAAIASEAPPKYRRRPAGSAVDEFEDAIREQLKVVPTMPATVIAERVGWTRGITVFKERVRELRPAYLPPDPASRTSYQAGDIAQCDFWFPPINLPVGFGQVRRPTQLPVLTMVTGYSRWLSAVLVPTRAAEDLFAGWWQLIEALGAVPRTLVWDGEGAVGRHRYGRSELTADCQAFRGVLGTKVVILKKAEPEHKGVIERAHDYLERSFLPGREFAGPADFNAQLQAWLQTVNARPRRALGCAPTDRIGADRQAMLALPPVPPATGWRASTRLPRDHYVRLDSNDYSVHPAVVGRRIEVIADLERVRVLCEGRIVADHERVWGWHQTITDQDHLDAANRLRRDRDRLLRPVHDPAHDGGQVAVEQRRLTDYDTALGVDLDANPGTGLVDGGKAS, from the coding sequence TTGTTGTCAGTGGAGGACTGGGCTGAGATCCGCAGGCTGTGTCGAGCCGAGGGGTTGCCGATCAAGCTGATCGCTAGGACGTTGGGTGTCTCGCGGAACACGGTGCGTGCTGCGATCGCCTCCGAGGCGCCGCCGAAGTACCGGCGTCGGCCGGCGGGGTCGGCGGTGGATGAGTTTGAGGACGCGATCCGGGAACAGTTGAAGGTGGTGCCGACGATGCCGGCCACGGTGATCGCCGAACGGGTTGGTTGGACGCGTGGGATCACGGTGTTCAAGGAGAGGGTGCGGGAGTTGCGGCCGGCGTATCTGCCGCCGGATCCGGCGTCGCGGACGAGCTATCAGGCCGGGGATATCGCGCAGTGTGATTTCTGGTTCCCGCCGATCAATCTGCCGGTGGGGTTCGGCCAGGTCCGGCGGCCGACGCAGTTGCCGGTGTTGACGATGGTGACCGGCTATTCCCGTTGGCTGTCGGCGGTGCTGGTCCCGACCCGCGCCGCGGAGGACCTGTTCGCCGGCTGGTGGCAACTTATCGAAGCGTTGGGCGCGGTGCCGCGGACGTTGGTTTGGGATGGTGAGGGAGCGGTCGGCCGGCACCGCTATGGCCGATCGGAGTTGACCGCCGACTGTCAGGCGTTCCGCGGTGTCCTGGGCACCAAGGTGGTGATCTTGAAGAAGGCCGAGCCGGAACACAAGGGCGTCATCGAACGCGCCCACGACTACCTGGAACGATCGTTCCTGCCAGGGCGGGAGTTCGCCGGTCCGGCCGATTTCAACGCTCAGCTGCAGGCCTGGCTGCAAACGGTGAACGCCCGTCCGCGGCGGGCGTTGGGTTGCGCGCCAACCGACCGGATCGGCGCGGACCGGCAGGCGATGCTGGCCTTGCCGCCCGTCCCGCCGGCGACCGGCTGGCGGGCATCAACCCGACTGCCGCGTGATCACTATGTTCGGCTGGATTCCAATGACTACTCCGTCCACCCGGCCGTGGTCGGGCGGCGGATCGAGGTCATCGCCGACCTCGAACGCGTCCGGGTTCTGTGTGAGGGAAGGATTGTTGCCGACCACGAACGTGTGTGGGGCTGGCATCAAACCATCACCGATCAAGATCACCTCGACGCGGCGAACCGGCTCCGACGCGACCGTGACCGCCTCCTGCGACCCGTCCACGACCCCGCCCACGATGGAGGACAGGTCGCGGTCGAGCAGCGTCGGTTGACCGACTACGACACCGCCTTGGGAGTCGACCTAGACGCCAACCCGGGCACCGGGCTGGTTGACGGAGGGAAGGCATCATGA